Proteins found in one Populus alba chromosome 14, ASM523922v2, whole genome shotgun sequence genomic segment:
- the LOC118036187 gene encoding probable inactive receptor kinase At5g67200: MLCHLPLLLTIPWNTISSSSFSLFSGLQYHQGVKWTHPTYPFEVEPKKKETHKEKPNPGGFSFCFFFPNLTDPLVLYSNNMMLVLLSTSHFLLCFFITLVASSTTPASNLSAPPDATALLAFKYKADLNKNLPFSQNTTFHFCQWPGVKCFQQKIIRLVLRDSDLGGIFAPKTLTSLDQLRVLGLQNNSLTGPIPYDLSKLTNLKSLFLDHNSFSGSFPPPLISLHRLRTLDLSYNNLSGPIPSALISLDRLYYLRLDRNLFNGSIPPLNQSSLLTLNVSFNNLSGAIPVTPTLLRFDLSSFSSNPSLCGKIIHKECHPASPFFGPSPAAVTVAPPPAVVISQNQAFQGVDLAQNGQKMKHKKDVLIIGFSSGAFVLIGSVICFVIAAKKQKTQKKSTAATASAGIIGPTAESVAVMQIDRQENELEERVKRVQGLHVGKSGSLAFCAGEAHLYTLDQLMRGSAELLGRGTMGTTYKAVLDNRLIVCVKRLDASKLSDGSKEVFEQHMESVGGLRHPNLVPLRAYFQAREERLLIYDYQPNGSLFSLIHGSKSTRAKPLHWTSCLKIAEDVAQGLSYIHQAWRLVHGNLKSSNVLLGPDFEACVSDYCLAVLANSPIDDEDDPDATAYKAPETRSSSQQATSKSDVYAFGVLLLELITGKPPSLLPLLVPQDVVNWVRSTRGHHQDEGAGEDNRLEMLLEVAIACSLTSPEQRPTMWQVLKMLQEIKETVLLEDSELDLQTGMP, from the exons ATGCTTTGTCACTTACCATTGCTCTTAACTATACCATGGAATACcatctcttcttcatctttctctctcttttccggTCTTCAATACCATCAGGGAGTGAAATGGACCCATCCCACCTACCCTTTTGAAGTGGaaccaaagaagaaagaaacccacaaagaaaaaccaaaccCTGGGGgcttttctttctgtttctttttcccCAACCTCACCGATCCTCTGGTTCTGTACAGCAACAATATGATGCTTGTTTTGCTTTCAACTTCTCATTTTTTACTCTGTTTTTTCATCACATTAGTAGCTTCTTCCACTACTCCTGCATCAAACTTGTCTGCACCACCTGATGCTACAGCTCTTCTCGCCTTCAAATATAAAGCGGACTTGAACAAAAACCTTCCATTTTCTCAAAACACAACCTTCCATTTCTGTCAATGGCCAGGAGTCAAATGCTTCCAACAAAAGATCATCCGCCTAGTTCTCCGAGACTCAGATCTTGGTGGCATTTTCGCTCCCAAAACTCTAACTTCCCTTGACCAGCTCCGTGTCCTTGGTCTCCAAAACAACTCCTTAACCGGACCCATCCCTTACGATCTCTCCAAACTTACCAATCTCAAATCACTTTTTCTCGATCACAATTCCTTCTCGGGCTCTTTCCCTCCTCCACTTATTTCCCTTCACAGGCTCCGCACTCTAGATTTATCCTATAACAATCTCTCCGGTCCTATTCCCTCTGCTTTAATCTCTCTAGACCGGTTGTACTATCTTCGTCTTGACAGGAACTTGTTCAATGGCTCCATCCCTCCATTAAACCAATCCTCTCTTTTAACTCTCAATGTTTCTTTCAACAATCTTAGTGGTGCAATCCCAGTGACACCTACATTACTTCGTTTTGATCTTTCCTCCTTTTCATCAAATCCTAGCCTTTGTGGAAAGATTATACACAAAGAATGCCACCCCGCTTCCCCATTTTTCGGCCCATCTCCAGCGGCAGTGACGGTGGCTCCACCGCCGGCCGTTGTAATTAGTCAAAACCAGGCATTTCAAGGCGTTGACTTGGCACAGAACGGTCAAAAAATGAAGCACAAGAAAGATGTTTTGATCATTGGGTTTTCATCAGGTGCATTTGTTCTCATTGGTTCGGTTATTTGTTTTGTCATCGCTGCCAAGAAacagaaaacacaaaagaaatcgACGGCGGCAACTGCCTCTGCTGGGATTATTGGACCCACCGCAGAATCAGTGGCTGTGATGCAGATAGATCGACAAGAGAACGAGTTagaagagagagtgaagagaGTGCAAGGGCTGCATGTGGGCAAGAGTGGAAGTTTAGCATTCTGTGCGGGTGAGGCACATCTTTATACGCTGGATCAGCTAATGAGAGGCTCAGCTGAGTTGCTCGGGAGGGGAACCATGGGGACCACTTATAAAGCAGTGTTGGATAACCGTCTGATTGTGTGTGTAAAGCGGCTTGATGCAAGTAAATTATCGGATGGAAGCAAAGAGGTTTTCGAACAACACATGGAATCAGTTGGCGGACTTAGGCACCCTAACTTGGTGCCTCTTAGGGCTTATTTTCAAGCTCGAGAGGAAAGGCTTCTAATCTATGATTACCAGCCCAATGGCAGTCTCTTCTCCCTAATTCATG GTTCAAAATCAACAAGAGCAAAACCACTACATTGGACATCATGTCTTAAAATAGCAGAGGATGTAGCCCAAGGCCTTTCTTACATCCACCAAGCATGGAGGCTTGTCCATGGAAATCTCAAGTCTTCTAATGTCCTTCTTGGCCCAGATTTTGAGGCATGTGTGAGTGACTATTGCCTTGCCGTTCTTGCCAATTCACCGATTGATGATGAGGATGACCCCGATGCCACGGCTTACAAAGCCCCAGAAACTCGCAGTTCAAGTCAACAGGCAACttccaagtctgatgtttatgCATTTGGAGTATTATTACTCGAGCTCATAACTGGCAAGCCTCCATCACTGCTGCCTCTTTTAGTCCCACAAGATGTGGTGAATTGGGTTAGGTCTACAAGGGGCCATCATCAAGACGAAGGTGCTGGAGAAGATAATAGGCTAGAAATGCTTCTCGAGGTGGCTATTGCTTGTAGCTTGACCTCACCTGAGCAGAGGCCCACTATGTGGCAAGTGTTGAAGATGTTACAGGAAATTAAAGAGACTGTTTTACTAGAGGATAGTGAATTAGACCTGCAAACTGGGATGCCCTAA